In the genome of Chaetodon trifascialis isolate fChaTrf1 chromosome 21, fChaTrf1.hap1, whole genome shotgun sequence, the window GTCTCCTCTGAAGGTTTCCATGTTTTGAGAAGAAAGTGGGGTTGACAGCTGAAGACAGGTTCACTGAGCAGGTCAGGAGGTAAGAGAAGGCAGGGAGGAGTGAGAGCTCTAGGCGGCCTCACAGAGGACCTGCTCCAGCACTGCCAGCAGGTGTTTAAGGCCGTAGATGTAACCGTAATCATGGCTCTCACTTGGGAAAACGTGGGCAAAGTCGATCATCCTGACTTCcacctctgtgtctcctccacTCCCCTCTGTTCCATCACCTCGTCCtttcagtttctcctcctctctcctgctcctcctgccgctgtcctcctgctctccatccTCATCCTTCCCTTCCAGTTGTGATCTGTTTCCGTTTCTGTTTGGTGGCTTTTGTGACTCACTTGTCCGTTTCCATGCAGAGTTGTCTTCTTCACACAGTGCTGAGATGTTATCACCAGAAACTGAGCTCACTGTTCTCTCCACAGCATCACCGTCTccactgttgccatggagatgacCCTTAGCACAGTGGTGGTGGCCACCTTTTGTGTGGTTGGTGTAAATGGTGGCCAGACTGAAGTCCCATGGCACAGACACctgaatgttgttgttgttgtactcAGCCACTTCGTCTTCCTGCCCCACCCCTTCCTGTCTTGCTTTTCCCTCCCCATCCTGACCGCTGTCACCCGCCGATGACAACGTGGCATTCGGGCTGATCGAAGGGGTGCTGACAGGGGAAtaaaaggaggatgaggaggaagaggagaaagtggaGGGGAGGCCCTCGTAAACAAAGAGAAGGGAGCTGGCATAGAAGGTCAGCTGATGCTGGGACTCAAACCAGCGAAGAATACGCTGCACTCTGCAGATGCTGGCTGACACTGCATCCTTCCTCAGACTAACACCATTATGGAAGAATTTAGCCAGACCTGGAGGAGaagggtggagaggaggtgagagttTTAAATATTGTGTTGCTCTCTCAGCATGCATGTGGTTAAGCATGTGATCACTTGAGAGTTTTTCCGAAAGGTTCCTCCAGCACTATGACTCCTTCACCGTCACTTAAATGTGttagtgaaaacacacacttaccaTCTTTAATGGTGTCCTTAACCAGTCCCCTGCCGTAGTGCTGGTCGTATGAGTCAAATGTATCACTACACACCTTATACACCtgaaatgtaacaaaatgtTACATGTTAAAACTCAACAGAGACCGATTTTAGCAAATAACACAGCTCCTGTTCACTGATCAAGCCTCATACAtcaatattatattaatatagaATTTCTAAACAAGAGCTGTTAGCTTATGCTGAAGAAAAGTTAATACACAAAAAAGTTATTCAGTGCTGTGCACAGTCTTATTCTCTCTGTTGAGGTGGTCATCTGTAGGTGCTCGTAGTCTCTCCCACTGATTGAACACTGACTCCATCTAGTGGTCCACAGCTACACTCACACCTGCCTTCAGAACATCAGAGCAGCCAGCTGTGACTGCAGATCAAAGCCTGCTGCATGCTGAGCCCCATCATGACCAAAAATGAGCGCAGAAGACCTGCAAAAGTGCTGCTTCTTGATAATTAGCTGGGTCATGACCAAGACATTTTAGGGTCAATCTCTTAAATGAACTTGTTTCAGATACAAACGGCAGACTTTTTTAGGCTTAGAATTAAAGATTTTCATCACGAAAACATGGTGTAATTATCACCTGAATTATCATCTGATTTTCATAATGAAAAGAGATACTTgtatatgaaaaaaatatacaacaaaataaaagaaccaTCGCAAATGCAGCTCAGGGGGAACCTCACTCATCATGAGACTTCTATCAATTTACCTCAGTTCATTTCAATTTCTTCATATcatgccaaatcacaacaaaactTGTCTTGTGACTCTTTCCACATAGAGCAGGTCTTTGCTCTGGACAGACCTAGCTGTCCCCttatgagcaagcacttggtaACGGTGGTGAGGAAGGAAACACttcacgttgttttcaataaaaaaacatttgcacaaagcaagcctatccacttttccatgttgataagagtattaaaatgataattaatgggacatttagaatagataaaaatgtgcgattaatttgcgattaagttaactatgacattcatttttatttttttattttttcatcagaCTATGCTTGGACAGTGTAACAATAACATTAATTAGAGTCAATAAGTAATAATTAGGAAAAAAGTAgattaaagaagaaagaaagaaagaaagaaagaaagaaagaaagaaagaaagaaagaaagaaagaaaggttaTTGTaacaccaaaaaaaagaaaggaaaaggacagagaaaacaTTCATAGACATACAAAGCTCTAGAGATCAGTTTGGAGGCACAAAAAGTTCTTAATTTTCTCTATTAAAGAAGTCCAGGAGGTGATAGTGGCTTGCTTTGCGTTGTGCATTCTGGCTACTGACAGCTCCATGTACAGGATATCTAACAAGGAAAAGTAGCCATTGAATCCGAGAAAGAGAATGAGGAGGTTGCCAGTGAAGTGCTAGCATCTTTTTGGCAGCTGTCAGGCTAGCAAATAAAGTAGGGTAATGGTAACTAGGTCAATTTCAAGCAGAGGCGtcattcaataaaaacaatttggGACAGTACGGACAGTACATCAAAAAGTTTAGTCAGTGTTAAAGATACCATTTCCCAAAAAGTTGTGACTTCTGGATAATGCCAGTGCATATGCATAAAAGATCCAACATCATGAATTGGGCAGAGATCACAGTTTGGGGAGGATACAAGTTTCATTAGATGGAGTCTTCTAGGTGTAAGATACATCCTATGTAAAAATTTGAAGTGTATCAATTTATGATTGGGATTTTTGGAAACATGATCATTCCAAATTATTATTTGGATTATTCCAAACAGTTGTCCAACATATATCCTTCTCAGAGATATGAAGATCTCATCTCCCAAGATCTCAGGTCCCATCTGGGGTGAAATTGttttcggaatttcccctcgagggacgaataaaggaatattgaattgaatctcTACTCCAAATATGGTTGATATTTAAAGATTtataaacagaatttaaaaGAGCATACATTTTGGATGTTAGAGCTTTGGTTTTACCTCTGACATTTAATAAAGAGTAAAGTGGATGGGTTGCCGAATTTTCACCCCATGGAACGCCATAAGTGCGCATAGCTAGTCTGAGTctaagataaaagaaaaaagaactcTTAGTGACATTGTACAGGGAACATATATCATCAAAAGATCTCATCCCATTTTCTTCCAAGATATCCATTAAAATATTGATTCCCTTAGTAGACCATTGTGGGATCTTAAAGGGGGCTCTTCCCATAGTGAGGTCAAAATTGTTGAAAAGAGGGCTATGAGTGTGCCATTTTAAAGAAATCTGACATTGTTTCTCTATTGCTCGCCATGttgacaataaaaaagacataagTTGGCGTTGAGCACTCTTGGAAAGAAGAGCAGTGAAAACAAGGTCCTGTAGCCTATGTGGGTAAGCCAAGTTTTCTTCAATCGGTCTCCAAGAGACCACCATAGATGGATCAAACCAAACAGATATTGGGCGAATTATATAGGACCAAGAGTACAATTTAAAATTTGGAACATTTAAACCACCATCCTTTTTGCTCCTTTGTAGTGTAGATAACTTGAGACGTAGTCGTTTACCACCCCATATAAAGTTTGAGGTGATCAGATTGTCCCAGTAGTTTTTGGGCGGTGCAACAGGAATCATATTAGAATAAAAACTTATTCTTGGGAGAACATCCATTTTAATTATGGATATTCTTGCTGACATCGAAATGGGTAATTTTGTCCATATTTtcgagttaactatgacattcatgagattaattgctattaaatattttcatcgattgacagcactacctAAGACACATTTGAAGAACAGCGCCAAAGTCTCAGCTGCATGTTGAGCAGACCATCAGCATGAAGGGCTTCATAGCTTTACTCAATCACCTCTTTTTATCTTTTCCTTTCAATCTAACTCTCTGCTCCCCCACCTTCATTCCTCCATCAGGAAGATCATTACCACTAATTAGCCTCCTCCCATCTAAATAAACACATATCAGAGATTGGTATGGGAATTTTCCCAGCACAGTGCCAGAACATTCTGTTCTAAACTCCCTTTTCTAAGGTACAAAAGAATCCAGATACTGaactctctctgtttttcaacTGTCTAAATTATAACTTGAGCTGCTACCACCGCATCCTGCATTAAACCTCTTTAGCCCAGCTCACAGGCACATTTTCATAAACTCATACTGTACTGGCAGCGTAATTCAAACCCACAAAATTCAAAACTGTTAAAATCGATTCAATCTAGAGCTCAAACCTTTCAAAATCACTAACTACTGTATGTCAGGATGACTGTAAACAGTGGATCAGTACTGTGCTGCTTAAGCACTGAACTTCCAAGTACAATTTTCAAATAACGCTAAAGACTTCTGCAGAGTTGAGAAGAACTGTTGAAGTGGTGGTAATTCTCCGTGGGTTTTTCAGTACATCTTTCACATTCTAAACACTCATCTGGTCCCACTGTTCATGTGGAAGATGGATTAGTGCACCTTCAAGTTAAGCATGTTTTTCGtctaaaacacattcaaagatTCCTGTGAATTCAGCACCTCCTGAGTGTATACTCAGGGTGTGGCTATGTGCACAGTTTAAGTCAAGTTCTGAAAGGTGTAGATGTTTTTCAGTAATATGCTTTGCCACTTCTCAGTCTATGGTACTGTAGCACAGATCAAACACTAAGTTGATCTTCTGTACAGTAACCTCCAAGTAAGTCTTCATAGAGATTACATGAGCATGCATCAGAGCTCAAGTCCACAAGATCACAGTTCATTTATGACTAGTTTACAAAGGGTGGAGACGTGCCGCCATAAAGCTGATGTCCTATCAGTGACTGTCATTTCCTCAGAGGATCAGGTTAGACAAACACTACCAGACCTTTAAGGACAAACCATCAAGCAGTGGGCTATGTCCTGCTGTACATAAAGAGTGACAGTTAGAAATATATTACTTATTTCCTCGAAACAAAGGTCATCACCTCCTCTCAGGCCTGAATCATACCCTCCCTGTCCCATATCTTTATCCAGCACTTGCACTGAGGAGGCTGCTGTCCTCTCCGTCCGTCTCTGTGAGATTCTGTCATGCGTCTGTGGATAAATGTGGGTTTTTACAGCCTTAGTGGTATGGACCTCCAGGGCTGGACTGTCTCGTGGAGTTGATGAACAACTCTGACAACTTTCTGAATACATGCCTGGGaagtttgctttttctttttcatcttagGCACCACATtgacaatgtgaaaataaaaaagagctcAATCCATTGATCTGTTTCATGATGAGGCTCATTAAAAAATATACCCAGATAATTCTCTGTGGAGTTTTCATTCCAATGTTGACAGTTAACAGGTTTTCAGTCATTAATTGTGTAATGTTGTCACATGAAAAATTAGTTCATTCAATTAGCTGAGCAAACAACTCAACATATATGAAGAATACAGCttccaaaaacaatgaataatgAGTGAATATTTTAGAAGCTTAGAATGAAGCTTTCCTCAGGAAACCAACGCTGCTTTATTCTCTATTGCTCCCTATCATTAATGGAAATAACAGACAGTGTGAGATTTGCTAACAACCAGAGATGACAAAGATGATTGTGAACAAGTCACAGCACCATCAAGGTAATTAAGGTCAGAGACGTTGGTAAAAGCTATTGGAAAGCTCAGATCTTTTGGGGCGGCCAAACCTTTACATggtgctccttttgtttatttccctctaaaatttaaaaaaaacaaacattatgaagtaatgctgtgtaaaatgtggaaGAGGATGTTTCATCTCTGACTGGATGACTTTTGGAGTCCAGTCCATCTCCTACACAGTAACAGAAGATTTGACCAGGGGTGGCCAAACTTTTGCAAACCCCTGAAAATATGCAGGAGAACGGAACATGAAATGAAGGACAAGTAAGCCTCCATTACTCCATTTCAAACAGTGCGCAGTGTCGTTCATCATGATGAACAGACCAATACCTTCATGGAAACTTTAAATATAGAGCTCATTGGGTgatttttgcttgtttcttgCTGCAGGCAGGAAAGGATGtttactgatgatgatgatgatgatactgaGAGTACACTGCAATGGAAACTGATCAAAGTGATAAAGGTCTTGCTGTGTGACGCTTTTCCTTTCCAACAGATAATAagttttccatttctttcctGTCATCTGTCTCTTTCACCCATGATGTGTGTTTACTGTTCCACAGTCAGAGCTGAGAGTTAGGGACACGACAGAGATTCAACAAACAGCTTCACATGAACAGCTATTTGCAcagatgggtgtgtgtgtgtgtgtgtgtgtgtgtgtgtgtgtgtgtgtgtgtgtgtgtgtgcgtgtgtgtgtgtgtgtgtgtgcgtgtgtgcgtgtgtgcgtgtgtgcgtgtgtggactCACACACGAGAGGGTGAATTGTGTGCTATTCAGTTTAGTCAACAACATGAACATACTTCATCTGTCACACATGGGTTAAACATTGATCCTTTTCAGGTTGTTCAACAGTATCAGATGTTCATCGTCACTGTATGTATGAAAGGTACAATCCATGACTTCTGTTATCGTGTTACTAGGAGTGGCATACAACTGGATTTGACTACTATGGTTAATGGACAGGTTATTGGACATATGGGGCAATCATCTGTTGATGATGATTTGTCTAGTAAATGTACTTGACAGTAACATTAATCTGAGCATGGAACTAGCTAACATCACTGGAGAACATAGCCAGAATTTGAACACTGACAGAAGCTCAGTCTTTTTTTGAACAGAAAGGGGGAAACTCGGGTACAGCTTGTTAAACTTCCTGCTGCATTTGAGCTTTTTTCACTGTTGACATTTTACAAAGCAATATCTCTTTAATTCACTACTTATTTCCAACTCGGTTAAATCATTTCATCTTAAATACAAAAGGGATATTGGTACTGCTGCTCCTTCTGTGAATCCACTTCTCCAGTGGATCTCATTTGGTCTTGCATCCACTGGAAAATTTTGGCCAGATGTTCTTGAATTtattcaaatgtcttttttcagtgactttcattttcttttaaggAGGCTTTCTCTGGTATCATATCTTTTGTgattaatcagattttttaaTGGACAAATTCAGTGcacataaatgtaaatgtagtaaTTCCAGGCCCCACCTGCCTGCTTTTAAAATTGAACTGAAGAGGTATTTTGATTCTGTTAAGGCTATGCAAGCTGTGCTTTGATTTATAACTCCTTTATGGTAGCATATATTTAGCATATATTCATCTATGGTGCTCCTTTTGCTTTGTtcattctgtgtattttaattttctgttattCCTATCTGCACCCCCTGTTGTATTTAAGTAAGAACATGGATGCAGCGTCACCACGTTTTGTTTGATATTAAAAAGCATCAACTGGTTGATattttctgattggctgggaaTGCACAGAAGCTCTTGTAATGTCGTTGGCAGAGATCTcaagattttctttttaataataCAGAGCCTTAAAATATAGGCCTATTTAAAGTATTATTGCCATTATTGACATGAATCAACCTTTGGAGAAAAAAATTGCTCAATGtacatttctgttatttttctggtTAGGTCTAATGAAGTGCCATTACAGGCCATTTTCCAGTATGAAGTAAATCAAGGTCCGAGTTAAAATTTGACAGATTAAAGATCCTCCACAAAAGCACAACAGTTCACACTCACCCTCATGCCGAGGACCAGGAAGCCTATCTCCTCCATCAGTGGGTATTTTCTGATCTGCTGTTCCCGTTTCTCCTGCGAGGCAAATGGATCATAGCTCCGCTGGCCCAACTTCACATCCATGATGCATGGCTTGACGAAGCGTC includes:
- the ipmkb gene encoding inositol polyphosphate multikinase, translating into MSTTQRQVLMESSLALGRLELTPCSNAVGVSLTPRLCGAPPAKEKCGQRPQGPQGQAHLNGCVPLSHQVAGHKYGVDKVGILQHPDGTVLKQLQPPPRGPREMQFYSMVYAEDCCDPCLLELQNYLPKYYGTWSSPDSPNDLYLKLEDVTRRFVKPCIMDVKLGQRSYDPFASQEKREQQIRKYPLMEEIGFLVLGMRVYKVCSDTFDSYDQHYGRGLVKDTIKDGLAKFFHNGVSLRKDAVSASICRVQRILRWFESQHQLTFYASSLLFVYEGLPSTFSSSSSSSFYSPVSTPSISPNATLSSAGDSGQDGEGKARQEGVGQEDEVAEYNNNNIQVSVPWDFSLATIYTNHTKGGHHHCAKGHLHGNSGDGDAVERTVSSVSGDNISALCEEDNSAWKRTSESQKPPNRNGNRSQLEGKDEDGEQEDSGRRSRREEEKLKGRGDGTEGSGGDTEVEVRMIDFAHVFPSESHDYGYIYGLKHLLAVLEQVLCEAA